A window of Staphylococcus lloydii genomic DNA:
AGATACATTACTTTAGTATCAATGTTTAAGGTATATCACTGGAACTTAATCATGTTAATGGTCGGAACTTTATTTTTAGGAATATATTCGATGGCAACTGACATGAATCAAGGAATGAGTATATTAATACTCATTATTATATTTATGTATAATTCGTTTGGTTATTTAACTAAAGTACGTAAATTTTATAAAAATTAACTTTATAGAAAGAGAGGTAGACGATGGCACAATTACTTGATATTAAACAGCTTAATAAAACATATGAAAAGTCTAATTTTAGTTTGGATAATATATCTTTTTCGATTGATAAAAATGAAGTCGTGGGTTTAATAGGACAAAATGGTTCAGGAAAAACAACGCTCATTAACACCATTGTTGGTAACAGATCAAAAGATTCTGGGGACATTTCCTTTTTTAGTAAAACTATAACTCAAGATAATTATCGTTATAAGGAACAAATTGGTGTCGTATTTGATGATTTGAGAGTGCCTAATAAATTAACAATTAAAGGTATTAATCAAGTGTTTAATACAATTTTTGAAACGTGGAATAGTGAACGATTCTTATCTCTTATAGAACAGTTTGAATTACCACAAACAAATATGATTAGCACGTTTTCAAGAGGTATGAGAATGAAAAGCGCGCTAGCAATAGCATTAGCGCATGACAGTAAGCTATTGATTTTAGACGAAGCAACTGCAGGTATGGATGTTTCTGGTAGAGAACAAGTGATGGAAATGCTTGAAGATTTTATTAATGATGGAAACAGCATTTTAATATCATCACATATATCAGAAGATATTGAACAGCTAGCGACTAAACTTGTTTTTATGAAAGATGGCAAAGTGATATTAGAAGAAGAAAAAGACAAATTATTAACAACTTACGGCATTATCAAACAACCTATGGAATCATTTAATATCCCCAATGAATTGATTGTAGCTTCAAGAATACGTAAACAAGAACATATAACGTTGGTGAATGACTATACAGCGATAGCAGAAGCGGAACAACTTCAGCAAATAGATGAGGCTACAAAAATTATAATGAGAGGTGAAACATAATGAAAGGTATGTTATTAAGCACTTATTACGCATCCAAGAAAGCAGTCTATCTATATTTATCCATTGCTATATTAGCTAGTATTATTTTTGGATTTCTTAATCCCATAATGAGTTGTTTCTTTCCTATGCTAATCTTAATTTCACCTGTGACGGATACGATAAAGCATGAAAAAAATTCTAAGTGGATGAATTATATCTCAACATTACCTGTACGTAGAAAAGATTATATTAATGGGTATTTTACTTACTACATGTTGCTTGTAGTAGTAGGATTGGTTGTGGGATTAATTGTCACTGCTGTTTTGACTCAAAGTATCCAAGTGGCAATTGCATCGGTATTACTTGGTTTAGGTGGCGCGGGGACATATGCAGTTATGTTTCCGTTGACATTTAAATTTGGTGCGGAAAACTCTAACGTAGTGTTAATATCGTCGTCTATTTTTGTTATAGCTCTATTTTATATAGTGTTTTTTGTGTTTATCGTTAAAGATTTGAATACTACAAACTCATTAACTGAAGCTGTGTCACAACCTTCAAGTCTTATTGCCCTAATTGTTTATGCGCTAGTTGGTATTTTGACAATCGTGCTCTCTTATTCGAGTTCAATTCGTATTTTTAATAGACAAGAACTATAAAAAGCAGTCATTCCGACTGCTTTTTTATTATTTATGTTTGTCTGCTAAATGTATAATATCTTCCTTTTGATTTTTAAAATCAACATTACTGAGTAACTTATCAATAATTTGTCTTTTAGTTTCTTGAATATGAGCGCTTTTACCGATACTGCTTGGCATATTCATTGGCTTGTATGCTTCCCATTCTTCTAATTCTGAAAATAATTCACGACATGTTGTCATAATATGACCACCTTTTTTATTTTTTGCAAATAAAATAGCCCTTCTAGATCAGAAGAGCTTCCACACATCTTCTCATCTTTCAGTTACAAAATAACTGTTGGATTTAGCACATCGCCAAAAGGCTGTTGCCGGAGTTTCACAGGGCCAAGTCCCTCCACTCACTCTTAATAAGAGAACTATTTTATTTAACTTTATAATATCACATTTTTGTTAATAGTACTATTTTACATATTAAGAAAAAACGTAATAATTTATAAACTATTATATGAATATAGTGTAAAATATAAATAACAATATTAAAGAGGTAAAATAATGGAAATATGGGATGTTATTAAAGGATTATTCATGTTGTTTGTTTTAATACCATTAGTGATCGCAGTAATTTATTTTTTATGCCTGCATTTACCATTGCTAATCATTTTAAGATTATATGATTACATTACATATAAAAGCTATCAATATTTCAAGATTGATATTTCTAACTGGTTTACCGTAATCATATGCATTTTATTTGTAGGCTTTTTCTATATTTTAGCATTTTATTTGTTAGGCGTGCTCTTTATGCCGATGGGAAATTGGGAGCTCATTCCTATAGTAATGATAGGTGCTATCGTATATCTACTTTTAAAAAAAGTTGAAGGACGAAAAGATGCATAGACGATGGAGTGGGAGGGGATTGTATGCAAGTTGAAGTTACAGCACATAATCCAAGATGGAAAGATGATTTTGAAAAAGAAGCGCAAAAAATAATGGCTATATATGATGATTTACTATTGGAAATATATCATATCGGCAGTACGTCCGTAGCAGGTTTGAAAGCAAAACCTGTTATAGATATGATGCCCATTGTTAGTGATATTAATAAAGTGGATAAATTCGACGACCAGATGCTAGCACTCGGTTATGAACCACTTGGAGAAAACGGTATAGTGGGTAGACGTTTTTTTCGAAAATGTAATATGTCTTCAGGGAAAAGGACATATCATGTGCATATCTTTGATCCAAGTAGCCAAGATGAAATCATTAGACATTTAGCTTTTAAAGCATATTTAATTGCACATCCAGAGATAGCAAATCAATATGGCAATTTAAAATCTAGACTAGGCGCTGCATTTCCAGACGATATTGAGTCATACATGGATGGCAAAAATGCCTTCATAAAAGAAACTGAAAAACAAGCAGTGGTGTGGTATGAAGGCAATTCTAATAGTTAAGCTATATAATAAAGAAAATGTTTTTCCTATGATACAATGAAATTGAAGTTACCAAAGGAGGCGACGCAAATGTCTAAAAAGAAAGTATCAATTATTGGGGGCGGCAATACGGGTGCAACGCTCGCATTTATTGTGGCACAACAGGAACTAGCTGACGTAGTTTTAATTGATAGACCTCAAAGTGAAAAACCGGCTCAAGGTAAAGCGTTGGATATATTAGAAAGTAGTCCTATTTTTGGTTTTGATGTAAATATTAATGCATCATCAGATTATGAAGCTACAACAAATTCGGATGTAGTAGTTATTACAGCTGGTGTGGCGAGAAAGCCTAATATGAGTAGGGATGACCTTGTACAAACGAACGAACAAATAATGAAAGATGTTACTGAACAAATCGTAAAATATTCTCCTGATTGTAAAATCATTGTCTTAACAAATCCTGTCGATGCAATGACTTATACAGTATATAAAACTTCGGGCTTTCCTAAAGAACGTGTCATTGGTCAATCTGGCGTGTTAGATACAGCACGTTATCAAACTTTTATTGCTCAAGAATTAAACGTTTCTGTCAAGGATGTGAAAGGTCTTGTCTTGGGTGGACATGGCGATACAATGGTACCGCTCGTTCATTCTACTAATGTCAATGGTATTGCGGTCAGAGAGTTATTGGCAAGCGATGTATTAGATAAGATTGTAGAACGCACTAAACAAGGTGGGGCAGAAATTGTTAACTTATTAGGTAATGGTTCGGCATATTATGCACCAGCTGCAGCGCTTTACAGTATGATAGAAGCAATTATTAAAGATCAACATCGTTTATTACCGACTATTACACTTTTAGAAGGAGAATATGGTTATAACGATATATATTTAGGCGTTCCAACCGTATTAGGTGCTAACGGCATTGAAAAAATTGTTGAGTTAGAGTTAGACGAATATGAAAAAGAACAATTACAAGACTCAGCAGAATCAGTAATGAATGTTAAAAATGCATTGAAATTTTAAAATAGATAAAAGAGGCACTTAATCAAGTGCCTCCTTTTTATGTCGATAAGCCGATCTTATTGGAAAAGTTTA
This region includes:
- a CDS encoding ABC transporter ATP-binding protein, producing the protein MAQLLDIKQLNKTYEKSNFSLDNISFSIDKNEVVGLIGQNGSGKTTLINTIVGNRSKDSGDISFFSKTITQDNYRYKEQIGVVFDDLRVPNKLTIKGINQVFNTIFETWNSERFLSLIEQFELPQTNMISTFSRGMRMKSALAIALAHDSKLLILDEATAGMDVSGREQVMEMLEDFINDGNSILISSHISEDIEQLATKLVFMKDGKVILEEEKDKLLTTYGIIKQPMESFNIPNELIVASRIRKQEHITLVNDYTAIAEAEQLQQIDEATKIIMRGET
- a CDS encoding GrpB family protein — translated: MQVEVTAHNPRWKDDFEKEAQKIMAIYDDLLLEIYHIGSTSVAGLKAKPVIDMMPIVSDINKVDKFDDQMLALGYEPLGENGIVGRRFFRKCNMSSGKRTYHVHIFDPSSQDEIIRHLAFKAYLIAHPEIANQYGNLKSRLGAAFPDDIESYMDGKNAFIKETEKQAVVWYEGNSNS
- a CDS encoding ABC-2 transporter permease, coding for MKGMLLSTYYASKKAVYLYLSIAILASIIFGFLNPIMSCFFPMLILISPVTDTIKHEKNSKWMNYISTLPVRRKDYINGYFTYYMLLVVVGLVVGLIVTAVLTQSIQVAIASVLLGLGGAGTYAVMFPLTFKFGAENSNVVLISSSIFVIALFYIVFFVFIVKDLNTTNSLTEAVSQPSSLIALIVYALVGILTIVLSYSSSIRIFNRQEL
- the mdh gene encoding malate dehydrogenase, producing MSKKKVSIIGGGNTGATLAFIVAQQELADVVLIDRPQSEKPAQGKALDILESSPIFGFDVNINASSDYEATTNSDVVVITAGVARKPNMSRDDLVQTNEQIMKDVTEQIVKYSPDCKIIVLTNPVDAMTYTVYKTSGFPKERVIGQSGVLDTARYQTFIAQELNVSVKDVKGLVLGGHGDTMVPLVHSTNVNGIAVRELLASDVLDKIVERTKQGGAEIVNLLGNGSAYYAPAAALYSMIEAIIKDQHRLLPTITLLEGEYGYNDIYLGVPTVLGANGIEKIVELELDEYEKEQLQDSAESVMNVKNALKF